In candidate division KSB1 bacterium, the genomic window AGCAGGTATTTGAGGAGACACGCAGTTTTGTCTTTCGCAAGTTTGTGGCTGACGACTCGCTGTCCTGGCAAGCAAGCGAGCGTTCGCGCATCTATGGGGAATCACGCCTGCTTGTGGAGGAGAATGGACGTCTTTATTGGGACGAGTGGGCAGAACGGCCGCTCATGTCGCGCACCAGCCTCTGGGTGCGGTTGGCGTGGAAGTACCGCCTGACGAGCACGATGGAGATTGCGCCAGGTTTTCTCTATTATCGGCGGCAGGGATGGCGGCATTCGCTCGATAGCCAGGGCAAGTGGCGGCAGGAGGAATACGAACACCACTGGAGTCGTGGCCCAGTGCTGAGTCTTACCTATGGCGGCCCCTCTGGGGTGCGATTTGAGATGCGAGCAGCCCGCCGTAGAGTGAACTCTACGGGTCAGGCCCCCCAGACCCTGAACAGCGTAGACCTGGGCCTCACCTGGTTGTTTTGAACACTACGAGAGATGGGCGTGAGCGAGAGGCCCTACAAGACTTACACTGTCACTGTCCCCAGCGATCCCAGTCGCCTGGGGCAGGTCGAGCGACTTGCTGGGCGGGTGGCTCGCGAGTTAGCCTTTAGCGAAGACGAGGCCGACAGCCTGGCCATCGCCGTGACAGAGGCCGTGAACAACGCCATGCACCACGGCAACAAACTGGACAAGAGAAAAAAGGTACGCGTCTACTTCGAACTCTTCGCCAACCGGACGGTAGTGCACGTGATTGACGAGGGTCAGGGGTT contains:
- a CDS encoding ATP-binding protein produces the protein MSERPYKTYTVTVPSDPSRLGQVERLAGRVARELAFSEDEADSLAIAVTEAVNNAMHHGNKLDKRKKVRVYFELFANRTVVHVIDEGQGFDPGKLQDPLRPENVLKESGRGIFILRALMDDVRFCFSHAGTEVILVKRRRDQ